A region from the Salminus brasiliensis chromosome 22, fSalBra1.hap2, whole genome shotgun sequence genome encodes:
- the LOC140543543 gene encoding chymotrypsin-like protease CTRL-1 isoform X1, with translation MEFSRIPLSIAILMLVTGGSKAQTQNNCGVAPLNSRVVGGADAKVGNWPWQVSMHYLPVSQHVCGGTLIHQEWVLTAAHCIISKDVRMWTLYLGRQDQSTPNNNEVSRGVQSIIVHPEYNNTLNNNDITLMKLSKPVNFTDYIRPICLASNSSTFFSATSCWVSGWGNIGKNVTLPAPQTLQEVEVPVVGNRQCKCMYLPIKDAVITAQMICAGKQNKGACQGDSGGPLQCKQGSVWVQAGVTSFGIPCATASFSEVYARVSEFQSWITQSVGESSIGFVNFLSTGTDSDTNYTCASSDASKLSFLFGGPFAFLSTLFPAVLFTLASSAMH, from the exons ATGGAATTCTCACGTATTCCACTGAGTATCGCCATTCTAATGCTGGTTACTGGAG GCTCAAAGGCTCAGACTCAGAACA ACTGTGGGGTCGCCCCCCTGAACTCCCGCGTTGTGGGAGGTGCCGATGCCAAGGTGGGGAATTGGCCCTGGCAGGTCAGCATGCACTACTTGCCAGTTAGCCAACATGTGTGTGGAGGAACGCTCATCCACCAAGAATGGGTCCTCACCGCCGCCCACTGTATTATATC CAAAGATGTACGTATGTGGACTCTGTATCTGGGAAGACAGGATCAGAGCACACCCAACAACAATGAAGTGAGTCGGGGTGTCCAGTCCATCATCGTCCACCCCGAGTACAACAACACTCTGAACAACAATGACATCACCCTGATGAAGCTAAGCAAGCCGGTTAACTTCACCGACTACATCCGGCCCATCTGCCTGGCGTCCAATTCCAGTACTTTCTTCAGCGCCACCTCCTGCTGGGTCTCAGGCTGGGGAAATATTGGCAAAAATG TGACTTTGCCAGCTCCTCAAACCCTCCAGGAGGTGGAGGTCCCTGTCGTGGGCAACAGGCAGTGCAAATGCATGTATCTGCCAATAAAGGATGCTGTGATCACAGCTCAGATGATTTGTGCAGGGAAACAGAACAAAGGAGCTTGCCAG GGTGACTCTGGAGGACCACTCCAGTGCAAGCAGGGTTCTGTTTGGGTCCAGGCGGGTGTAACCAGTTTTGGGATCCCCTGTGCCACGGCTTCGTTTTCGGAGGTATATGCCCGCGTGTCGGAGTTCCAGTCCTGGATTACGCAGAGCGTCGGTGAATCCAGCATTGGCTTTGTGAACTTCTTGTCCACCGGGACAGATTCCGACACCAATTACACTTGTGCTAGCTCAGATGCTTCCAAGCTGAGCTTCCTGTTTGGCGGCCCCTTCGCCTTCCTTTCCACTCTCTTTCCAGCTGTATTGTTCACTCTGGCCAGCTCGGCAATGCACTGA
- the aldoab gene encoding aldolase a, fructose-bisphosphate, b, which produces MPHAYPFLTPEQKKELSDIAQKIVAPGKGILAADESTGSVAKRFQSINVENTEENRRFYRQLLFTADDRVKPCIGGVIFFHETLYQKTDDGKLFTKLIKERGMVVGIKVDKGVVPLAGTNGETTTQGLDGLYERCAQYKKDGADFAKWRCVLKITPTTPSSLAIKENANVLARYASICQMHGIVPIVEPEILPDGDHDLKRCQYVTEKVLAGVYKALSEHHVYLEGTLLKPNMVTAGHSCSHKYSPQEVAMATVTALRRTVPPAVPGITFLSGGQSEEEASVNLNAMNMCPLHRPWAVTFSYGRALQASALKAWAGKKENAKACQEEFIKRALANSAASIGKYVSSGDKGAAAGESLFVANHAY; this is translated from the exons ATGCCTCACGCATACCCATTCCTCACTCCTGAGCAGAAGAAGGAGCTCAGTGATATTGCTCAGAAGATCGTGGCCCCTGGCAAGGGTATCCTTGCTGCGGATGAATCCACAG GAAGTGTAGCCAAGCGCTTCCAGAGCATCAATGTTGAGAACACTGAGGAGAACCGGAGGTTCTACCGCCAGCTGCTCTTCACCGCCGACGACCGCGTCAAGCCTTGCATCGGAGGAGTCATCTTCTTCCATGAGACCCTCTACCAGAAGACCGACGATGGCAAGCTCTTCACCAAGCTGATCAAGGAGAGAGGCATGGTGGTGGGCATCAAGGTGGACAAAGGTGTAGTCCCTCTGGCCGGAACCAACGGAGAGACCACCACCCAAG GTCTGGACGGCTTGTATGAGCGCTGTGCCCAGTACAAGAAGGACGGAGCCGACTTTGCTAAGTGGCGCTGCGTGCTGAAGatcacccccaccaccccctccaGCCTGGCCATCAAAGAGAATGCTAATGTGCTGGCACGCTACGCCAGCATCTGCCAGATG CATGGCATCGTCCCCATTGTGGAGCCCGAGATCCTCCCCGATGGTGACCACGATCTGAAGAGGTGCCAGTACGTGACCGAGAAGGTCCTGGCCGGCGTCTACAAGGCCCTGTCTGAACACCACGTTTACCTGGAGGGCACTCTGCTCAAACCCAACATGGTGACTGCTGGCCACTCCTGCTCCCACAAGTACAGCCCCCAGGAGGTCGCCATGGCAACCGTCACCGCCCTGCGCCGCACCGTGCCTCCTGCAGTCCCAG GCATCACCTTCCTGTCTGGAGGCCAGAGCGAGGAGGAGGCTTCAGTGAACCTGAACGCCATGAACATGTGCCCCCTGCACAGACCCTGGGCCGTCACCTTCTCCTACGGCCGTGCCCTGCAAGCGTCCGCCCTCAAGGCCTGGGCAGGCAAGAAGGAAAATGCCAAAGCCTGCCAGGAGGAGTTCATCAAGAGAGCCTTG GCTAACAGTGCAGCCTCCATCGGTAAATACGTCTCCTCTGGTGACAAAGGAGCAGCTGCTGGAGAGTCCCTCTTCGTGGCCAATCATGCTTATTAA
- the LOC140543543 gene encoding mast cell tryptase isoform X2: protein MHYLPVSQHVCGGTLIHQEWVLTAAHCIISKDVRMWTLYLGRQDQSTPNNNEVSRGVQSIIVHPEYNNTLNNNDITLMKLSKPVNFTDYIRPICLASNSSTFFSATSCWVSGWGNIGKNVTLPAPQTLQEVEVPVVGNRQCKCMYLPIKDAVITAQMICAGKQNKGACQGDSGGPLQCKQGSVWVQAGVTSFGIPCATASFSEVYARVSEFQSWITQSVGESSIGFVNFLSTGTDSDTNYTCASSDASKLSFLFGGPFAFLSTLFPAVLFTLASSAMH from the exons ATGCACTACTTGCCAGTTAGCCAACATGTGTGTGGAGGAACGCTCATCCACCAAGAATGGGTCCTCACCGCCGCCCACTGTATTATATC CAAAGATGTACGTATGTGGACTCTGTATCTGGGAAGACAGGATCAGAGCACACCCAACAACAATGAAGTGAGTCGGGGTGTCCAGTCCATCATCGTCCACCCCGAGTACAACAACACTCTGAACAACAATGACATCACCCTGATGAAGCTAAGCAAGCCGGTTAACTTCACCGACTACATCCGGCCCATCTGCCTGGCGTCCAATTCCAGTACTTTCTTCAGCGCCACCTCCTGCTGGGTCTCAGGCTGGGGAAATATTGGCAAAAATG TGACTTTGCCAGCTCCTCAAACCCTCCAGGAGGTGGAGGTCCCTGTCGTGGGCAACAGGCAGTGCAAATGCATGTATCTGCCAATAAAGGATGCTGTGATCACAGCTCAGATGATTTGTGCAGGGAAACAGAACAAAGGAGCTTGCCAG GGTGACTCTGGAGGACCACTCCAGTGCAAGCAGGGTTCTGTTTGGGTCCAGGCGGGTGTAACCAGTTTTGGGATCCCCTGTGCCACGGCTTCGTTTTCGGAGGTATATGCCCGCGTGTCGGAGTTCCAGTCCTGGATTACGCAGAGCGTCGGTGAATCCAGCATTGGCTTTGTGAACTTCTTGTCCACCGGGACAGATTCCGACACCAATTACACTTGTGCTAGCTCAGATGCTTCCAAGCTGAGCTTCCTGTTTGGCGGCCCCTTCGCCTTCCTTTCCACTCTCTTTCCAGCTGTATTGTTCACTCTGGCCAGCTCGGCAATGCACTGA